From Litoreibacter janthinus, a single genomic window includes:
- a CDS encoding GTP-binding protein — MAKEKFARNKPHVNIGTIGHVDHGKTTLTAA; from the coding sequence ATGGCTAAGGAAAAATTTGCACGTAACAAACCGCACGTAAACATCGGCACGATTGGTCACGTTGACCACGGCAAGACGACGTTGACGGCAGCGAT
- the fusA gene encoding elongation factor G, whose translation MARDYPLERYRNFGIIAHIDAGKTTCSERILFYTGKSHNIGEVHDGAATMDWMEQEQERGITITSAATTTFWERTENGIEPDSLKHRMNIIDTPGHVDFTIEVERSLAVLDGAVTVLDGNAGVEPQTETVWRQADRYKVPRIVFVNKMDKIGADFFNCVRMIEDRTGATAIPVGIPIGAETELEGLIDLVTMEEWLWQGEDLGASWIKAPIRDGLKAQADEWRAKMIEAAVEMDDDAMEAYLMEGTEPDVKTLRALLRKGCLALKFVPVLGGSAFKNKGVQPLLNAVIDYLPSPLDVVDYMGFAPGDEEEVRNIPRRADDNMPFSGLAFKIMNDPYMGTLTFTRIYSGKLAKGDNLVNTTKGNKERIGRMVMMHSNKQDEITEAFAGDIIALAGLKNTTTGDTLSDEKDQVVLETMSFPDPVIEIAVEPKTKADQEKMSLGLQRLAAEDPSFRVETDIESGQTIMKGMGELHLDILVDRLKREFKVEANIGAPQVAYRETISREVEHTYTHKKQSGGSGQFGEVKMVISPTEPGEGFSFESRIVGGAVPKEYIPGVEKGINSVMDSGPLAGFPVIDFKVALIDGKFHDVDSSVLAFEIAARMCMREGMKKAGAKLLEPIMKVEVVTPEEYTGGIIGDLTSRRGQVQGQDTRGNAIAIDAFVPLANMFGYINTLRSMSSGRANFTMQFDHYEPVPSNISDEIQAKFA comes from the coding sequence ATGGCACGCGACTATCCCCTCGAACGCTACCGGAATTTCGGTATTATTGCGCACATTGATGCCGGTAAAACCACCTGTTCCGAACGTATCCTGTTCTATACAGGAAAATCCCACAACATCGGCGAAGTGCACGATGGCGCAGCGACCATGGACTGGATGGAGCAAGAGCAGGAACGTGGCATCACGATCACTTCTGCTGCAACAACCACGTTCTGGGAGCGTACTGAGAACGGCATTGAGCCTGACTCTCTGAAGCACCGCATGAACATCATCGACACCCCGGGCCACGTTGACTTCACGATCGAAGTTGAGCGTTCCTTGGCTGTTCTCGATGGCGCCGTGACCGTTCTTGACGGTAACGCTGGTGTTGAGCCGCAGACTGAAACTGTTTGGCGTCAGGCTGACCGCTACAAAGTTCCACGCATCGTGTTCGTTAACAAAATGGACAAGATCGGCGCGGACTTCTTCAACTGCGTTCGCATGATCGAAGACCGTACCGGTGCAACCGCTATTCCGGTTGGTATCCCAATTGGTGCCGAAACCGAACTCGAAGGTCTGATCGACCTCGTGACCATGGAAGAGTGGCTGTGGCAGGGCGAAGACCTTGGTGCCTCTTGGATCAAAGCTCCGATCCGCGACGGTTTGAAGGCGCAAGCTGACGAATGGCGTGCGAAGATGATCGAAGCTGCCGTCGAAATGGACGACGACGCGATGGAAGCATATCTCATGGAAGGCACCGAGCCTGACGTGAAAACACTGCGTGCCTTGCTGCGCAAAGGTTGCTTGGCGCTGAAATTCGTTCCAGTTCTGGGTGGCTCTGCGTTCAAGAACAAAGGTGTTCAGCCGCTTCTCAACGCCGTTATCGACTATCTGCCGTCCCCACTGGACGTTGTCGATTACATGGGCTTTGCGCCCGGCGACGAAGAAGAAGTTCGGAATATCCCGCGCCGCGCTGACGACAACATGCCGTTCTCCGGCCTTGCGTTCAAAATCATGAACGACCCTTACATGGGTACTTTGACGTTCACCCGTATTTACTCTGGCAAACTCGCCAAGGGTGACAACTTGGTGAACACTACCAAAGGCAACAAGGAACGTATCGGCCGTATGGTTATGATGCACTCCAACAAGCAAGACGAGATCACTGAAGCATTTGCTGGTGACATCATTGCGCTTGCTGGCCTGAAGAACACCACAACTGGTGACACCCTGTCTGACGAAAAAGATCAGGTTGTTCTGGAAACGATGTCGTTCCCTGATCCTGTGATCGAGATCGCCGTCGAGCCCAAGACCAAAGCCGACCAAGAGAAAATGTCTCTGGGTCTGCAACGTCTGGCTGCCGAGGATCCATCTTTCCGTGTGGAAACCGACATCGAGTCCGGTCAAACCATCATGAAAGGCATGGGCGAACTTCACCTCGACATTCTGGTGGATCGCCTGAAGCGCGAATTCAAAGTGGAAGCCAACATTGGTGCGCCGCAGGTTGCATATCGTGAGACGATTTCTCGCGAAGTCGAGCATACCTACACCCACAAGAAGCAGTCGGGTGGTTCTGGTCAATTCGGCGAAGTGAAAATGGTCATTTCTCCGACAGAGCCTGGCGAAGGGTTCTCCTTCGAGAGCCGCATCGTTGGTGGTGCTGTTCCGAAGGAATACATCCCTGGTGTTGAAAAAGGTATCAACTCCGTCATGGATAGCGGCCCGCTGGCAGGCTTCCCCGTGATCGACTTCAAGGTTGCCCTGATCGATGGTAAGTTCCACGACGTGGACTCCTCGGTTCTGGCCTTTGAGATTGCTGCCCGCATGTGTATGCGCGAAGGCATGAAAAAAGCGGGCGCCAAGTTGCTCGAGCCGATCATGAAGGTCGAGGTGGTGACACCTGAAGAGTATACCGGCGGCATCATTGGTGACCTGACATCCCGTCGTGGTCAGGTGCAAGGTCAAGATACACGCGGCAACGCGATTGCTATCGACGCTTTCGTGCCACTGGCGAACATGTTCGGCTACATCAACACTCTGCGTTCGATGTCTTCGGGTCGTGCGAACTTCACCATGCAGTTCGATCACTACGAGCCAGTGCCGTCCAACATCTCTGACGAGATTCAGGCCAAATTTGCATAA